TTCTGAGTGAAACCATTCTTGAATCGCAGGGCATGCGCATGGTTGTTTACCCAAGTCTTTCCGGAGATGGCGAAAGCAATTGGGTAGGTTCGAGCGAGAAGATTTGCGCCGTCTTCCGAAACACACAGCAGATCTTCGTCAAAGATATAGCCGTAAACATAATCAACAATGCCAGAGGCACCGTAGTACGGCACGCTACCAGCAACGCGGTCGCCAGAAGTTATCGGAACCCGCTTACTGTCGAGATTCTCGGCTACTTTCCCGAGAGGCTTCACCCCCCACTCCCCGGTTCCCTCAAACTCGGGGAAGCGGAGGCGGGGTTGGGTTTCGCCTTCCTGCGGGAATAGCTGCTGGATCAGGCCCTTCTTGTGAGCCCTCAAGGCCTCCACCTTACGCGCCTGCGCCTCAATCAGCGCGTCCGCAGAGTCCAGACATTCGGCGATCTTTTGCTGCTCGGACAGGCTTGGCGTGGGAATTTCGACGCCGAAGAACGTCTCTTTGCTGATGTTTAGCAAACCGTTGCTACGTGCGCCGCTGGTGATGTGCCTCTTGAGTTGCTTTCCGTGCTGGTTCTGTTCAAAGCAGTTCTGAAAGAACCCGTTTGAATAGCCTTCCTTCAGGCGGAAGGCGATGAACACATTTGGGACAGCGACCCG
The sequence above is drawn from the Rhodoligotrophos appendicifer genome and encodes:
- a CDS encoding restriction endonuclease subunit S yields the protein DPSLLRRTLTQVACFYSAAVAWNCSAVDSRDISGNQYQLYTLVRDGDFVFNKGNSLKFPQGCIYLLEGWGRVAVPNVFIAFRLKEGYSNGFFQNCFEQNQHGKQLKRHITSGARSNGLLNISKETFFGVEIPTPSLSEQQKIAECLDSADALIEAQARKVEALRAHKKGLIQQLFPQEGETQPRLRFPEFEGTGEWGVKPLGKVAENLDSKRVPITSGDRVAGSVPYYGASGIVDYVYGYIFDEDLLCVSEDGANLLARTYPIAFAISGKTWVNNHAHALRFKNGFTQKFVEVYLNSIKLDDFITGMAQPKLNKAKLDSIPIPLPKEPEQKRIADCLTSLDNLIAAETEKLDTLKTHKKGLMQQLFPSVGEDDA